The bacterium genome includes the window ATGTAAGGCGCATCAGCGGCCACACGGTCAGTCCTTTCAGGAGGGTCATTTATGCGTGACGGGGACATGGTGCCGACCGTGCGCCAGGTGTTGGAGTCGCTCCAGGGCCGCGAGGGGATCGTGTTTCCGCGGGCGGACGGCGGCATTTTCAGCCGCGACACGATATACGATGCATGGCAGCGAACGCTGGAGGAGGCAGGTGTTCGTCGGATCCGGCCCTACGACCTACGCCACACGTTCGCCAGCCTTTTGATTGCGGCCGGAAAGAACCCACTCTATATCGCCCGGCAGATGGGCCACTACTCGGCTGGGTTCACGCTCGACACCTATGGGCATCTGATGGAGTCCGTGCCCCGGCGTCGGGCGGAGTGGATCGACGAGATCGTGTTCTCCGAGGGGTGGCAGGCTGCACTCAAATTGCACTTGTTCGAAGCTCCGCGGAGCGCAGCGGCGTACAGTCCCCTGCCGCCCGGGGTAGCCCGCAAACCCGTGAAAAATCAGAAAAACCGTGGGGTCGTCAGTCGCCTGCAGCGGATCGTTTGGTGCCCCCAGCGAGATTCGAACTCGCGTTACCGGCTTGAAGGGCCGATGTCCTAGGCCGACCTAGACGATGGGGGCACGGTACTTCGGCTCTCACCTTATCACACCCGGGACCGTCCGCAAAGAGGTGTCGCCTCGTGCGGATTCAATCGGCCACGCGCTGGTCCTCACTCGCGTACGTCTCGATGAGGGCGCGGTGGTCGGCGCGCATCCCGGCCGGCCACGTTCCTCGCTCTAGGAACCTGACCTCGGGCACCTCCCCGCTCGGCCGAAACGTGCCGCCGATGAGCCTCGCCCTGTAGATCAAGGTGAGATGCCCGGGACCCGACACCTGCACCGTCAGGGGAGCCGTGACTTCGACCTCGAGCGCGGTCTCTTCGCGGACCTCGCGGACCACCGTCTCGGCGGGATCCTCGCCGCGACGCACCCATCCCCCGGGCAGCCCCCAGGGAGGGCCGGCGCGGTAGGTGTGCCTGGCGACGAGGACGCGGCCGTTTCTGTCGTGGACGACTGCGACAGCGCCGACGACGAAATGGGCATTACTTAACCAGAGGATCAGGCGCTTTCCCCAACCCGGGAGCGCGCGCCAGCACCACGAAACGAGCGGTGTGTGAATCATCCGGATGGGAGTTCGGTGGGACCGAGGGTGGCCCTGCCGTTGAACTCGGATCTCGTGCGCCGCGTACGCAAGAGGGATCGAGGATCGATATCGGAGGAGGAGCATGTCGAAACGCCGAAAGCGCACCCGGCCGTCGCCCACCTTCGCTCGTCTCCCACGCCGGGGCTACGTCATCCAGGAGAAGCACCTGCGGCGGTTTCGCAGCCTCGCCTTGCGTCGCGATACGACCTACGCCGGCTTGGTGCACATGGGCGAGGACGGGAATGAGATCTGGGTGGAAGCGGGTCTCTCAGAGGCCGAGAAGCGATTCACGATCGTGCACGAACTGGTGCACGCGCGCCGCCAGCGCGCTGGGGAGGAACTGCCGGACGAGCGGTTCGAGGAAGCCATCGTCGAGCTCGAGACCGTTGCCCGAGTGAACGGCCGGACCCTGGCGCAGATGCCGTCGGGGATCGCGCTGCGGGCGCTCCACGACTATCTGACCGGCGGCCGCCGGCACGATCCCGACACGCGCGTCGGGCTGCAGGCCATTTACGATCGGATCTGGACCGTGCTGGGAGGTCGTCGGGCCCGGCGAACCGCTGCGCTGTGGCCGGTACCGGCCCGCAGAAAGCCCGGCCGCCGCGGGAGGCGAATTACCCGCGCTTGATCGCGGTTGCGGGGTCGATCACGATCGACGTGACGTCCTTTGCGTCGGCGCCGATATGGAACCCCTGGACGTAGTCGACCCCGTATTCCCGCAGGAGCTCCACCGTCTCGGCGTCGCTCACGAACTCCGCGATCGTCTCCTTGCCGAGCCCGCGGGCCACCGCCACCATCGCCGCGACGAGCTGTTGATCCACCGGGTCCCTCGGCAGATCCCGGATGAAGCTCCCGTCGATCTTGAGATAGTCGACGGGCAGGTGCTTCAGATGGTAGAACGAGGCGAATCCCACTCCGAAGTCGTCGAGGCCGATCCGGCACCCCATCTGTTTGAGCGCCGCCACAAACTTCTCCGCCTGGTAGATGTTGGTGATCGCCGCCGTCTCGGTGACCTCCAGGATGAGCTTGCCCGGGTCGATCGACCAGACGCCCATCTCGCGCTTCATCATCGTCAGGAGTTCGGGGTCCGAGAACGCTTTGGCTGAGACGTTGATGACGAGGTTGAGGTTCCGCCCCGCTCTCCGGTGCGCCGCGATCAGGCGGATGGCGCGCTTCACGACCCAACGGTCGATCGCGTTGATCAGCCCAAACCGTTCGGCCGTGTCGAGAAACGCCCCGGGGAGGATGATCTCGTCTTTTTCGCCGGTCATGCGGAGCAGGAGTTCATAGTGTGCGATCGCATCGGCCCGCAGGTCGAGGATCGGCTGCGCCTGGAGGACGAACAAGTCCTGCTCCAGCGCCTCCCGAATCCGCCGCTGCCAGTTGAGGCGCGACGCGATCGCGGCCTGCCAGTCCCGATCCGGCTCGTACAGGCTGCATTGGTTCCGGCCATTTTCTTTCGCCTGGTACATCGCCAGGTCGGCGCGGGCGAGCAGGTCGCCGACCGTGACGCCGTGCTCGGGGAAGAGGGCGATGCCGATGCTTGCGGTTGCGTTGATGGGCCGCTCCTCGGCGGTGATCGTGCTCCGCTGCAGGGCGTCGATGATCGTCATGGCGAGCCCCTGCGCCTGGTCCGCGTCGGTGTGCGGCAGCAGGATCGCGAACTCGTCGCCACCCATCCGGGCGATGATATCGGTCTCGCGCAGCCGCTCCCGCAGCAGCCCCGCGATGTGGACGAGGAGCTGGTCTCCGACGAGGTGTCCGAGGCTGTCGTTGACATCCTTAAACTGGTCCAGGTCCACGAACAGCAGCGCCCCGTGGATGCCGTACCGGCGGGACTCCGCCAGGTGGAGGTCCAGTTCTTCTTCGAGGCGCCGCCGGTTGTACAGGTCCGTGAGGTGGTCGTGGGTGGCGAGCCGCACCAGCTGCGCTTGAAACCGCTTCTGATCGCTGATGTCGCGGGCGATGATCGAGAAGAACTCCACGGCGCCTTCCGGTCCCTTGTGAGCGATCATCACCATGGAGATGGGGATCTCGTGTCCGTGGCGGCTGGCCAGGACCGATTCTCCACTCCACCCGCCGTCGCGCACCGCGGTCGGCATCGCCTCATTCACGAGGAACGCCCGGGTCTCCCCGGGGTAGAGGTCGGGGAGGTCCACCCCGGAGACATCGTCGTCGGGACCGATACCCAGCATCCGCCGGCCCGCCCGGTTGATATAGAATCCTCGGCCCGGGACGTTGGTGATGATGACGCAGTCGGTCGTGGTCTCGATGATCTCCGTGAGTTGCTGCTGCGCCGCCTCGGTACGCCGGCGGTCGGTCAGGTCGGCGACCACAGCGATGATCCCGTTGATCGTCCCCCCGGCGTCGTAGATGGGGGCAACTGACACCGAGACCTCCACCAGCTCGCCGTCCTTCTTGGCGACCTGCGTCGCCACCTCGGTGAACGCCTCGCCGTGGAGGACCCGCTCGAGCAGTTCGACGAGCTCCTCACGGTGGCTCGGGGACAGAATGGGGTCGGGCTTTCCAACGACCTCGTCCGCGCTCCACCCGAAGATCCGCTCCGCCGTCTCGTTCCAGGAGCGGACGCACCCGCTGATATCGAGCGAGATCACCGCAAGGGGTGCGGCGTGGACGAGCGCGCGGAGCTGCTGGCTGGTCTCCTTGAGGGTCTCCTCCGCCCTCCGCCGCTCCACCGCGGCGGCCAGGACGTTCGCGACGCCCTGCAGAAAATTGATGTCTTCCTCATTGAACGTCCGCGGAGTGCCAGACCCCACGGCCAGCACCCCAAAAGGCTGCTCGCGTCCGGGGATCGCGATGCTCACGCCGCTTGCGACAGGCAGGCCGGGAGCGAACGCCGGCGTCTTGAACCGCCTCTCTTTCATGTAGTCTTCGACGACGACCGGCCTGGGGGAGGTCAGCGTGAACCCGGCCTGGGAATCGGGTCCACCGGGGACCGGGACGTTGTCGCGGGGGTTGTCCTTCCAACCGATCGCCGCGCACAATCGAAACGCCTGGATTCCCGGGATCAACTCGAGGATGTTGCAGTAAGACGCCTTGAGTACCCGCGCGACGGCTGAGACGGCCTCGCTCATCAGCGAGGAGGCCTCGACCCCCGACAGCGCGCGGTGGCCGAGCGTGGCCACCACGGCCTGTTGACGGGCCCGCGTGCCAGTCTGGTCAGGTGCCGGGGCGCTCCCGGCGGCGTCGTTGTTCACCGGCGAAGATTCCTGGGCACTTCGAGGGCGAATTCTTCCCTCCCCAAAGATGCTTTCTATTTAATGCCCATGAATCCGGGGTTCTGGACGGGACGGCGCTATGCGGCCCGCCTAAGGAGGGGGTGAGGGATCCTGTCCTAGGATGGCTTTGGGGGCGATGGCGGGGGTGGCGGTGTGTCCTTGGGGGGAGCGTCTTTCGGCGGTTCTTCCCGGGGGGCCTCGGGGGGTGGCACTGGAGTGAAATCACGAAACCGCCGGGCCAGGTTGTCGAGACGGTGGGCGACCCGGCCGTTCACCGAGCCGTCGGGGAAGCGCCCCTCGGCGTCGGCCTGCCCGGCCGGGGTGGCGGTGAGGATCTCGATCCCTTCGTCCACCGATCGGACCGCCCAGACGTGGAACCGGCCCTCCCGGCACGCCCCTACGACTTCTTCGCGGAGCATCAGGTCGCGGACGTTCTGGTGGGGGATGATGACCCCCTGGCGCCCGGTGAGGCCCTTCGCCTTGCACACGTAATAAAAGCCTTCGACCTTCTCGTTGACGCCTCCGATCGGCTGGACCTCGCCCATCTGGTTCACGGAGCCGGTGACCGCGATCCCCTGGTCGATCGGGAGGCCCGAGAGTTCGCTAAAGAGCGCATAGAGTTCCGTGGAACTGGCGCTGTCGCCGTCGACGTCCGAGTACAACTGCTCGAACGTGAGCGAGGCGGACAGGCTCAGGGGGTGTTGTTGGGCGAACCGGCTGGCGAGAAAGGACGAGAGCACGAACACGCCCTTGCTGTGGATCCGCCCCGACATCTGGGTCTCGCGCTCGATGTTGACGACGCCGCGGCTGCCGACGAAGGCCCGCGCCGTGATCCGGCTCGGCTGGCCGAAGGTGTAGTCCCCGAGTTGCAGCACCGAGAGCCCGTTGATCTGGCCGGTCACCTGCCCGTCCGTGTCGACGAGGATCACGCCTTTCTCGATCAGTTCTCGCAAGCGCTCCTCGATCAGGTTGCTCCGGTAGGCCTTTTCTTCGACGGCGCGGCGCACGTGCTCGCGGGTCACGAGCTGGCTCTGGTTCTGGCGGGCCCAGGCCGCGGCCTCGTAGATGATTTCGACCACTTCGTTGAATCGGGTGCTGAGCTTGTCCTGGCTGCTGGCCAGCCGGGCGCTGTGCTCGAGGACGGCCGCCACCCCGGACGGGTCGAAGTGGCAGGCGCCGGATCGGTAGCAGATCCCTGCGATCGCCCGGGCGTAGGCTCGCTGCGAGTCCGGTGTGCGATCGATGACCACGTCGAAGTCGGCCCGGATCTTGAACCACTTCTCGAACTCCTCGTCGTACGCGTAGAGGAGATGGTAGATGTCCGGGGTCCCGATGAGGACGACCTTGACGTCGAGCGGGATGGGATCCGGCCTGAGTGAGGCCGCCGGCATAAGGCCGGCAGCCTCGCCGAGGTTCTCAATGCGGATCTCGCCGTTGCGTAAGGCGCGCTTGAGGCCCTCGTAGGCGCCCGGGTTCGTCAAGACGTCCCGGGCGTTGAGCAGCAGGTACCCCCCGTTGGCGTGGTGGAGCGCGCCGGGTTTGATCATCGTGAAGTCGGTGATGAGCGCGCCGAACTCGGCCCGGTACTCCGCCCTGCCGACCAGGTTGTAGTAGGTCGGATTCGTCTCGAAGATCACGGGCGCGCCGCGCGTCCCCCGTTGGTCGACGAGGAGGTTGACTTGGTACCGGGCGTACGGATCCCGGCGGAGGAACGGGAGCTCCGGCCGCTGCTGCTCACCCGCCTCATCGTCGCCCGCCGCGCGCAGCTCGGCGAGATGATCGAGCATGTCTTGCTCGGCCGCGTCGAGGAAGGCGATGACCTGCGGATGGTCGTGGTACTGGTCCTTGAGGTGGGCGACCGGTCCGTCGATCACCGCCTTGGCCGTCTGCGTGTCGAACTCGCGCAGCGCTTCGCGGCCGTCCCGCTCGAGCGCCCGCGCCTTGCGCTGCGCCTCGGTCATCACCTCTTCGAGGTCCTTCATCCGGCCTGTGATACGCTCGCGTTCCGCCTCGGGCAGCGCCTGGAACACCTCCTGCGAGATCGGGCGGCCCTGGAGGTCTACCGGGATCGTGATGACGCCTGTCGGCGCTCGCTGGAGCGCAAGGCCGCGCGACTTGGCCTGTCCTTCGAGTCCTTGGAAGATATCGGCGAGCTGCTGCTCGTACCGCTTGGTCACCTCCGCGCGCCGCTGCTCGTAGGCTTCGCTCACGAACATGCGCTTGAGGCCGCCCCGGACTTCGGCGACCATCT containing:
- a CDS encoding ImmA/IrrE family metallo-endopeptidase, giving the protein MSKRRKRTRPSPTFARLPRRGYVIQEKHLRRFRSLALRRDTTYAGLVHMGEDGNEIWVEAGLSEAEKRFTIVHELVHARRQRAGEELPDERFEEAIVELETVARVNGRTLAQMPSGIALRALHDYLTGGRRHDPDTRVGLQAIYDRIWTVLGGRRARRTAALWPVPARRKPGRRGRRITRA
- a CDS encoding ATP-binding protein, whose translation is MTPASVRESRLLRADALRWVCDPAELGFKATSDLPTETTIVGQERGRHALQFGLGIDQRGYNIFVSGPPGTGRTTYARGEVDRLAGTRPVPWDWCYVRNFAIADQPVAISLPPGQGAAFRQHVAEMVAEVRGGLKRMFVSEAYEQRRAEVTKRYEQQLADIFQGLEGQAKSRGLALQRAPTGVITIPVDLQGRPISQEVFQALPEAERERITGRMKDLEEVMTEAQRKARALERDGREALREFDTQTAKAVIDGPVAHLKDQYHDHPQVIAFLDAAEQDMLDHLAELRAAGDDEAGEQQRPELPFLRRDPYARYQVNLLVDQRGTRGAPVIFETNPTYYNLVGRAEYRAEFGALITDFTMIKPGALHHANGGYLLLNARDVLTNPGAYEGLKRALRNGEIRIENLGEAAGLMPAASLRPDPIPLDVKVVLIGTPDIYHLLYAYDEEFEKWFKIRADFDVVIDRTPDSQRAYARAIAGICYRSGACHFDPSGVAAVLEHSARLASSQDKLSTRFNEVVEIIYEAAAWARQNQSQLVTREHVRRAVEEKAYRSNLIEERLRELIEKGVILVDTDGQVTGQINGLSVLQLGDYTFGQPSRITARAFVGSRGVVNIERETQMSGRIHSKGVFVLSSFLASRFAQQHPLSLSASLTFEQLYSDVDGDSASSTELYALFSELSGLPIDQGIAVTGSVNQMGEVQPIGGVNEKVEGFYYVCKAKGLTGRQGVIIPHQNVRDLMLREEVVGACREGRFHVWAVRSVDEGIEILTATPAGQADAEGRFPDGSVNGRVAHRLDNLARRFRDFTPVPPPEAPREEPPKDAPPKDTPPPPPSPPKPS
- a CDS encoding NUDIX hydrolase, with translation MIHTPLVSWCWRALPGWGKRLILWLSNAHFVVGAVAVVHDRNGRVLVARHTYRAGPPWGLPGGWVRRGEDPAETVVREVREETALEVEVTAPLTVQVSGPGHLTLIYRARLIGGTFRPSGEVPEVRFLERGTWPAGMRADHRALIETYASEDQRVAD
- a CDS encoding EAL domain-containing protein — encoded protein: MNNDAAGSAPAPDQTGTRARQQAVVATLGHRALSGVEASSLMSEAVSAVARVLKASYCNILELIPGIQAFRLCAAIGWKDNPRDNVPVPGGPDSQAGFTLTSPRPVVVEDYMKERRFKTPAFAPGLPVASGVSIAIPGREQPFGVLAVGSGTPRTFNEEDINFLQGVANVLAAAVERRRAEETLKETSQQLRALVHAAPLAVISLDISGCVRSWNETAERIFGWSADEVVGKPDPILSPSHREELVELLERVLHGEAFTEVATQVAKKDGELVEVSVSVAPIYDAGGTINGIIAVVADLTDRRRTEAAQQQLTEIIETTTDCVIITNVPGRGFYINRAGRRMLGIGPDDDVSGVDLPDLYPGETRAFLVNEAMPTAVRDGGWSGESVLASRHGHEIPISMVMIAHKGPEGAVEFFSIIARDISDQKRFQAQLVRLATHDHLTDLYNRRRLEEELDLHLAESRRYGIHGALLFVDLDQFKDVNDSLGHLVGDQLLVHIAGLLRERLRETDIIARMGGDEFAILLPHTDADQAQGLAMTIIDALQRSTITAEERPINATASIGIALFPEHGVTVGDLLARADLAMYQAKENGRNQCSLYEPDRDWQAAIASRLNWQRRIREALEQDLFVLQAQPILDLRADAIAHYELLLRMTGEKDEIILPGAFLDTAERFGLINAIDRWVVKRAIRLIAAHRRAGRNLNLVINVSAKAFSDPELLTMMKREMGVWSIDPGKLILEVTETAAITNIYQAEKFVAALKQMGCRIGLDDFGVGFASFYHLKHLPVDYLKIDGSFIRDLPRDPVDQQLVAAMVAVARGLGKETIAEFVSDAETVELLREYGVDYVQGFHIGADAKDVTSIVIDPATAIKRG